Part of the Tepidisphaeraceae bacterium genome is shown below.
AGAGCACGAGCTGGCCGCCGGAGCTCTTCACGTGCTGGCGGATGTTCACCATCATGCCGAGCACGGCACTGCCGATGTACTGCACCTTCGACAAATCCAGAATCCATCGGCCATCGCGGCCGGTGAACTCGCGCAGCATCGATTCGTTCAGCTTGTCGAACTCGTCGACGTCGAGCGTGGCGGGCAGGTCGAGTTCGATCACCCGGATCGCCACCGCATCGCTGACCTTGAAGAACTGGGACATGAAGCCCTCTGTGCTGTGCTGACCTTGTCGATTGATCTTGTTTATCGACCCGATTGGGAAGAACTTGCCGCTAAAGCGGCAGGTCCGGTGGTGCGCAGACTACACACTTACAAACCATCGCACGTGTCGCTCACTTTGGAACATCGAGTTCTACCGCACCTTCAACGTGTCGCCCTCGAACGTGATGCCGAGTGGTTCGATCTCGACCGCCTTGCGATCGCCCTGCTTGCTCACGGTGCCGGCGACCCACGCATCGTACCCATTTTCGGTCGCGACGCGCACGGTCTTGTCGGCGTCGGCCTGCGAAACGTAGGCGGCGAAGCCGATGCCCATGTTAAAGGTGGCATAGGCCTCCCGAACGTCCACGGGCCCGCGGTTCATGATGAAGTTGAACACCGGGTGCGGCTGGGGCACCTTGGCAATGCGGTAGACGAACGGCGCGTCCAGCCGCATCAA
Proteins encoded:
- a CDS encoding STAS domain-containing protein, which codes for MSQFFKVSDAVAIRVIELDLPATLDVDEFDKLNESMLREFTGRDGRWILDLSKVQYIGSAVLGMMVNIRQHVKSSGGQLVLCGMSQKLTEIFKACCMERLFTIARTREEAVRKLT